From a region of the Oncorhynchus kisutch isolate 150728-3 unplaced genomic scaffold, Okis_V2 scaffold1956, whole genome shotgun sequence genome:
- the LOC116368562 gene encoding polysialoglycoprotein-like: MGRHYLLITQTIFMIMGGVRELLLVVMTVGVVKVSCYPVGKSQKQDQVSLQRRLGELSSNDVSIVHALALLRSIGSDAKQTREEYLETNEVESQASPNHGSSPANDALSSEEKLRHMSSDDATSEAATGPSGDDATSEAATGPSGDDATSEAATGPSGDDATSEAATGPSGDDATSEAATGPSGDDATSEAATGPSGDDATSEAATGPSGDDATSEAATGPSGDDATSEAATGPSGDDATSEAATGPSGDDATSEAATGPSGDDATSEAATGPSGDDATSEAATGPSGDDATSEAATGPSGDDATSEAATGPSGDDATSEAATGPSSDDATSEAATGPSSDDATSEAATGPSSDDATSEAATGPSGDDATSEAATGPSGDDATSEAATGPSGDDATSEAATGPSGDDATSEAATGPSGDDATSVAATGPSSVAATGPSSGDDATSVAATGPSSGDDATSEAATGPSGDDATSEAATGPSSDDATSEAATGPSGDDAMDI, from the exons ATGGGAAGACATTACCTGTTGATAACACAGACTATTTTCATGATCATGGGAGGTGTGAGAGAATTGCTGCTCGTTGTGATGACTGTGGGGGTTGTCAAAG TTTCTTGTTACCCTGTTGGAAAGTCCCAGAAGCAAGATCAAGTCTCTCTGCAGAGGAGACTTGGAG AGCTGTCATCAAATGACGTCTCCATTGTGCATGCCCTGGCCTTGCTCCGATCCATAGGGTCTGACGCGAAACAAACCAGAGAAG AGTATTTAGAGACCAATGAAGTAGAatcccaagcttctccaaaccatgGTAGTTCTCCGGCAAATGATGCCCTGTCCTCTGAGGAGAAGCTGAGGCAcatgtcctctgacgacgccacctctgaagctgccaccggcccgtccggcgacgacgccacctctgaagctgccaccggcccgtccggcgacgacgccacctctgaagctgccaccggcccgtccggcgacgacgccacctctgaagctgccaccggcccgtccggcgacgacgccacctctgaagctgccaccggcccgtccggcgacgacgccacctctgaagctgccaccggcccgtccggcgacgacgccacctctgaagctgccaccggcccgtccggcgacgacgccacctctgaagctgccaccggcccgtccggcgacgacgccacctctgaagctgccaccggcccgtccggcgacgacgccacctctgaagctgccaccggcccgtccggcgacgacgccacctctgaagctgccaccggcccgtccggcgacgacgccacctctgaagctgccaccggcccgtccggcgacgacgccacctctgaagctgccaccggcccgtccggcgacgacgccacctctgaagctgccaccggcccgtccggcgacgacgccacctctgaagctgccaccggcccgtccggcgacgacgccacctctgaagctgccaccggcccgtcctctgacgacgccacctctgaagctgccaccggcccgtcctctgacgacgccacctctgaagctgccaccggcccgtcctctgacgacgccacctctgaagctgccaccggcccgtccggcgacgacgccacctctgaagctgccaccggcccgtccggcgacgacgccacctctgaagctgccaccggcccgtccggcgacgacgccacctctgaagctgccaccggcccgtccggcgacgacgccacctctgaagctgccaccggcccgtccggcgacgacgccacctctgtagctgccaccggcccgtcctctgtagctgccaccggcccgtcctctggcgacgacgccacctctgtagctgccaccggcccgtcctctggcgacgacgccacctctgaagctgccaccggcccgtctggcgacgacgccacctctgaagctgccaccggcccgtcctctgacgacgccacctctgaagctgccaccggcccgtctggcgacgacgccatGGATATCTGA